A genomic region of Papaver somniferum cultivar HN1 chromosome 7, ASM357369v1, whole genome shotgun sequence contains the following coding sequences:
- the LOC113295594 gene encoding uncharacterized protein LOC113295594, whose product MRVLFWNINGVARTTAHSKLRELIRDFHPEVFGLAEPKVACSANFGRRLISEGYSSFIINNSANSGIANLWVCYKDGLHVSVVNSSKKAITIAVDGVYISFVHASYIQTTRRRLWQQLVMQDTITPWLVIGDFNCILRLNEKKGGLEIRSSVIDEFSDWMDDNDFFESDSLGSKFTWCNRQSGTRRIVSLVELLFVFKRCGFYMGIFSGWSMRVGLCLFMQDQLRFETAALISDEDPSNTAKLNAIKDAMKTLCDTRLQQLTMLKQKSRNKWLVEGSSNSSFFHNSIRIRKSSNTISELVDMNGTCLTNYEQLCNHVVQFYEDKFNGQDPVIEGDLFDFEHASISVEESNTMDMIPSPEEIKQDVFDLSADSAPGTDGFSGCFYRHCWDIIHDDLTKAIIHCWNAGRIPKWCQFIFYHLAG is encoded by the exons ATGCGGGTTCTTTTTTGGAATATCAATGGTGTTGCGCGTACAACAGCACATTCTAAGCTTAGGGAGCTGATTAGAGATTTCCATCCTGAAGTTTTTGGCCTTGCGGAACCAAAAGTGGCGTGCTCAGCAAATTTTGGGAGGAGGCTAATTTCTGAAGGTTATTCTTCATTTATTATTAATAATTCTGCTAATTCTGGTATTGCAAATCTTTGGGTTTGTTATAAGGATGGGCTTCATGTTTCTGTAGTTAATTCTAGTAAAAAAGCTATTACAATTGCGGTTGATGGTGTGTATATCTCTTTTGTCCATGCTAGCTACATTCAAACTACTAGGCGCAGGCTTTGGCAGCAACTAGTTATGCAAGATACAATTACACCTTGGCTTGTCATAggtgattttaattgtattttgcGTTTGAATGAGAAGAAAGGTGGCTTGGAAATAAGATCGTCTGTTATTGATGAGTTCAGTGATTGGATGGATGACAATGATTTTTTTGAATCGGATTCCTTGGGCAGCAAATTCACTTGGTGTAATAGGCAATCTGGTACTAGGCGTATTGTTA GCCTTGTCGAGCTCCTTTTCGTgttcaaaagatgtggtttttacatGGGGATTTTCTCCGGATGGTCAATGAGAGTTGGACTTTGTCTGTTCATG CAAGACCAACTTCGTTTTGAGACAGCAGCTCTTATTTCAGATGAGGATCCTAGTAATACTGCTAAACTAAATGCAATAAAGGATGCTATGAAAACTTTATGTGATACTCGTTTGCAACAGTTAACTATGCTCAAGCAAAAGTCTAGGAACAAATGGTTGGTGGAGGGTTCAAGTAATTCCAGTTTCTTTCATAATAGCATTAGAATTAGAAAAAGTTCTAATACTATTTCGGAACTTGTTGATATGAATGGGACTTGTTTGACAAATTATGAGCAGCTTTGTAATCATGTAGTTCAGTTCTATGAAGATAAGTTCAATGGCCAAGATCCGGTGATAGAAGGTGATTTATTTGATTTTGAGCATGCTTCAATTTCTGTTGAGGAGAGCAACACCATGGATATGATTCCATCCCCGGAAGAAATTAAGCAAGATGTTTTTGATCTGAGTGCGGATAGTGCCCCAGGGAcggatggtttctctggttgtttctatcGTCATTGTTGGGATATTATTCATGATGATTTAACCAAGGCCATTATTCATTGCTGGAATGCGGGTAGGATTCCCAAATGGTGTCAATTCATCTTTTATCATCTTGCTGGATAA
- the LOC113295595 gene encoding uncharacterized protein LOC113295595 translates to MGDPVDPNHIVAPSKIVTYADRLKGRKELPKTSVDLSSLPNPTLEDGKPSIEIPNELYLEGCALWKFSLIGRLDFKELSFSDAKRNLELQWQLGEGRVHFVPLNRGFFIIIKLLSQEDKVKILQDEQWVVAKQKLNLMEWFPSFDADKQRSSRSTVWVKFPGIPVEFWIEKTLLAMGKTLGSPIVVDKRTLAHEYGHFASVLIDIDFAELKSDDINVTVGEREFCQPFEILKRPKFCSKCSIIGHSDGECRKKTRGEALKAPLVTAESHQAIVDVVELEQQLQDSLAQSEAVLRMASAEVEKYKQVILTHSVLASKARSLSTSSLNAKAGGNVELARTKLPPPARIDISSSSTPLCNALEETSEFVSNNKFNILSDKAGNDLLVFSKLGELTKQAKRQ, encoded by the exons ATGGGAGATCCTGTTGATCCAAATCATATAGTTGCGCCTTCTAAGATTGTAACATATGCAGATAGACTCAAGGGTAGGAAAGAGCTTCCTAAAACCTCTGTGGATCTTTCTTCTCTGCCAAACCCTACTTTGGAAGATGGAAAACCTTCTATTGAGATTCCTAATGAGTTATATCTAGAAGGATGTGCGTTATGGAAGTTTAGTCTTATTGGAAGGTTAGACTTCAAAGAACTTAGCTTTTCTGACGCTAAAAGAAACCTAGAACTTCAATGGCAGCTGGGTGAAGGCCGGGTTCACTTTGTTCCGTTGAATAGaggtttcttcatcatcatcaagttATTGTCGCAGGAGGATAAAGTGAAGATTTTACAGGATGAACAATGGGTTGTTGCTAAACAGAAACTAAATCTGATGGAATGGTTTCCTAGTTTTGATGCTGACAAACAAAGATCTTCGCGTTCCACAGTTTGGGTCAAGTTTCCTGGGATTCCAGTGGAATTCTGGATTGAAAAAACTTTACTTGCAATGGGGAAAACTCTAGGatctcctattgtggttgataaaaGAACGTTGGCACATGAGTATGGACATTTTGCTTCGGTCctcattgatattgattttgctgAGCTCAAATCTGATGATATTAATGTCACTGTGGGAGAACGTGAGTTTTGCCAACCTTTTGAGATCCTTAAGAGACCTAAATTCTGTTCTAAGTGCAGCATTATTGGGCATTCAGATGGGGAATGTAGGAAGAAAACAAGAGGTGAAGCTCTCAAAGCTCCGCTAGTTACTGCTGAGTCGCACCAGGCTATTGT TGACGTTGTTGAGTTGGAACAACAGTTGCAGGATAGTTTAGCTCAATCTGAAGCTGTTTTGCGTATGGCATCTGCTGAGGTTGAAAAATACAAGCAAGTCATTCTTACGCATTCAGTATTAGCTAGTAAAGCTAGGTCGTTGAGCACCTCAAGCTTGAATGCTAAGGCAGGGGGGAatgttgaattggcaagaactaaactTCCTCCTCCTGCTAGGATTGATATTTCATCCTCGTCCACACCTTTGTGTAATGCGCTTGAAGAAACTTCAGAATTTGTCTCTAACAACAAGTTTAACATCCTAAGTGACAAGGCTGGCAATGATTTATTGGTTTTCAGTAAACTTGGTGAGCTTACTAAGCAAGCTAAGAGGCAGTAG